A single Deinococcus seoulensis DNA region contains:
- a CDS encoding ParA family protein — translation MKVISVTGLKGGSGKTSTAVPLAWEAAKAGRTVLLDLDPTPSASQWMHAANLTGETLRVEQLDIKGLDDRVNDLEEAGDAEWVIIDTPPVARDVVMQAAGVADLVVIPMHIGSGDVAQVVQTLGLLKLPRQANPNLQVIGVLNHAGTMAAQTRRTREAVEGVGLAVAQTVIPYREVYVNAKGSRPTAKWWHFTQLWTEIRGLV, via the coding sequence ATGAAAGTGATCTCGGTGACCGGGCTGAAGGGCGGGAGTGGGAAAACATCGACGGCAGTGCCCCTGGCGTGGGAGGCCGCGAAGGCCGGGCGCACCGTGCTGCTGGACCTGGACCCCACACCCAGCGCGTCCCAGTGGATGCACGCAGCGAACCTGACGGGGGAGACCCTGCGGGTCGAGCAGCTGGACATCAAGGGTCTCGACGACCGCGTGAACGACCTGGAGGAAGCCGGGGACGCGGAATGGGTGATCATCGACACGCCGCCGGTCGCGCGGGACGTGGTGATGCAGGCGGCGGGCGTGGCGGATCTCGTGGTGATCCCGATGCACATCGGGTCCGGGGACGTGGCACAGGTCGTCCAGACGCTGGGCTTGCTGAAGCTGCCGCGCCAGGCGAACCCGAACCTGCAGGTGATCGGCGTCCTGAACCACGCGGGCACGATGGCCGCGCAGACCCGCCGGACCCGCGAGGCGGTGGAGGGCGTGGGCCTCGCGGTCGCGCAGACCGTGATCCCCTACCGCGAGGTGTACGTGAACGCGAAGGGCTCCCGGCCCACGGCGAAGTGGTGGCACTTCACGCAGCTGTGGACTGAGATCCGGGGTCTGGTGTGA
- a CDS encoding nucleotidyltransferase domain-containing protein has product MIPAAFEGDDMPIREQQLASWTKRSSDHEEAKCERAARMIRQALARHSGMEARGYRIIPQGSYHNNTNVRLESDVDLCVVFDDVAATDFTYADGETFESLRLTRAGRDYQQDRDMVEEALRSTFQRNMTPGNKAFDVHSNEGTRVDADVVAAWGFNGYSKQAGVMSIEEGIAFWTRDGRRIVNFPEQHHEKGKGKNIRTGRAYKRATRILKRLRYQMLAEKVGAADGVSSFLLECAMYNVPDWYFAQLTWGQAMDIAIQYMIDEIQAGRAEEWVEVSEKKWLFKPTYSTPSNWQSQQLLDFLVDAAEYLEA; this is encoded by the coding sequence TTGATTCCTGCCGCTTTCGAAGGAGACGATATGCCGATCCGTGAACAGCAACTCGCCAGCTGGACAAAGCGTTCCAGCGACCATGAAGAGGCAAAATGCGAACGGGCCGCCAGAATGATCCGTCAAGCACTCGCCCGGCACTCCGGCATGGAAGCCCGGGGGTACCGGATCATTCCGCAGGGTTCCTATCACAACAACACGAACGTTCGACTCGAAAGCGACGTTGATCTGTGCGTGGTTTTCGATGACGTAGCGGCAACAGATTTCACCTACGCGGACGGGGAAACCTTCGAGAGCCTTCGTCTCACACGCGCAGGCAGAGATTACCAGCAGGACCGAGACATGGTCGAAGAGGCCCTGCGCAGCACATTCCAGCGCAACATGACCCCAGGCAACAAGGCCTTCGATGTCCACAGCAACGAAGGGACCCGCGTGGATGCTGACGTGGTGGCCGCCTGGGGCTTCAACGGGTACAGCAAGCAGGCTGGAGTGATGTCCATCGAGGAGGGGATCGCCTTCTGGACACGCGACGGCCGCCGCATCGTGAACTTCCCTGAGCAGCATCACGAGAAGGGCAAAGGTAAGAACATCCGGACTGGCCGCGCGTACAAGAGGGCTACGCGCATCCTGAAGCGCCTGCGTTACCAGATGCTCGCGGAGAAGGTAGGCGCGGCTGATGGCGTGTCGTCGTTCCTGCTGGAGTGCGCTATGTACAACGTGCCGGATTGGTACTTTGCTCAGCTCACCTGGGGGCAGGCGATGGACATTGCCATCCAGTACATGATCGACGAGATCCAGGCCGGCCGCGCTGAAGAGTGGGTTGAGGTGAGCGAGAAAAAATGGCTGTTCAAGCCGACGTACAGCACCCCGAGCAACTGGCAGTCGCAGCAGCTGCTGGATTTTCTGGTCGACGCTGCTGAATACCTCGAAGCGTGA
- a CDS encoding helix-turn-helix domain-containing protein: MKWNDAQDDIRTRMATQPRGYQAQLAEQLQKTPGYVNQIITGRRPIPLEHLDEILASLNMEYDVILRDRDKGGVDKTEA, translated from the coding sequence ATGAAGTGGAACGACGCTCAGGACGATATCCGCACCCGCATGGCCACGCAGCCCCGTGGCTATCAGGCTCAGCTGGCAGAGCAACTCCAGAAGACGCCAGGGTACGTGAATCAGATCATTACCGGTCGCCGCCCCATCCCTCTGGAACACCTCGACGAGATTCTGGCCAGCCTGAACATGGAATACGACGTCATCCTGCGCGACCGAGATAAAGGCGGGGTCGATAAGACAGAGGCCTGA
- a CDS encoding ParB N-terminal domain-containing protein, which translates to MTQPRLIDPAAPDIATLAAQLAEAIAALPSTDAQVQALNTARRALHAVSPLRHHPVDLVEWVPAADVQANAYNPNTVAPPEMRALTRSIERSGYTMPVATWPGEEGQRREIIDGFHRTRVVLERPKVRASTHGYLPVTTARGERQDVASRIEATVLHNEARGSHSVQGTQDLVEVLLAQGVALDDVGRALGMDADELLRYRQRGGLLDGVGETYSEAWE; encoded by the coding sequence ATGACACAGCCCCGCCTGATCGACCCGGCCGCGCCCGACATCGCCACCCTCGCCGCGCAACTGGCCGAGGCCATCGCCGCACTGCCCAGCACCGACGCCCAGGTGCAGGCCCTGAACACCGCCCGCCGCGCCCTGCATGCCGTCAGTCCCCTGCGCCACCACCCCGTGGACCTCGTGGAGTGGGTGCCGGCCGCCGACGTGCAGGCGAACGCCTACAACCCCAACACCGTCGCGCCGCCCGAGATGCGCGCCCTGACCCGCAGCATCGAACGCAGCGGGTACACCATGCCGGTCGCCACCTGGCCGGGCGAGGAAGGGCAGCGCCGCGAGATCATCGACGGGTTCCACCGGACCCGCGTGGTCCTGGAACGCCCGAAGGTCCGCGCGAGCACGCACGGGTACCTGCCGGTCACGACGGCGCGCGGGGAGCGGCAGGACGTGGCGAGCCGCATCGAGGCGACCGTGCTGCACAACGAGGCGCGCGGGTCGCACTCGGTGCAGGGCACGCAGGACCTCGTGGAGGTCCTGCTGGCCCAGGGTGTGGCGCTCGACGACGTGGGCCGGGCGCTGGGCATGGACGCGGACGAACTGCTCCGCTACCGCCAGCGCGGCGGCCTGCTCGACGGGGTGGGCGAGACGTACAGCGAGGCGTGGGAGTGA
- a CDS encoding GNAT family N-acetyltransferase has protein sequence MKTMTLSQTDTGFYPTFGPFFVSAEVRQATGSAMTSEPTYRWTAVQDAGQTVAFAGIKPQKNGGAEFIAVYAQGGNVDAKRLAVQAALDDAKGQRLSRVKILAKLENADFYRDLGFESGALRGGFIALEKTL, from the coding sequence ATGAAGACCATGACGCTCAGCCAGACCGACACCGGCTTCTACCCCACCTTCGGGCCGTTCTTCGTGTCCGCCGAGGTCCGTCAGGCGACCGGCAGCGCCATGACCAGCGAACCCACCTACCGCTGGACGGCCGTGCAGGACGCCGGGCAGACCGTCGCGTTCGCGGGCATCAAGCCCCAGAAGAACGGCGGGGCCGAGTTCATCGCCGTGTACGCCCAGGGCGGCAACGTGGACGCCAAGCGCCTCGCCGTGCAGGCCGCGCTCGACGACGCCAAGGGCCAGCGCCTGAGCCGCGTGAAGATCCTCGCCAAACTGGAGAACGCCGACTTCTACCGCGACCTCGGCTTCGAGAGCGGCGCCCTGCGCGGCGGGTTCATCGCCCTGGAGAAGACCCTGTGA
- a CDS encoding CRISPR-associated endonuclease Cas3'', whose amino-acid sequence MKSTEGPFAHTPTDPGTPWHPLTTHAADVATGLEAFLAPLGVPELARPVGVLHDAGKIPPAFQQYLVDSAAGRTRPPGPPHAIHGALLAHELGYDRDVVNAIYGHHQGLLDTEDLRKGLRQRGDPALLPPIRAFLQGAFPDVMSTRGTRSTRAPLDLELHTRLLLSALADADFLDTEAYRRPHVAAARQGPTLPQFIQAFRASIQSLHHDPPDTALNVIRRDIFDTAVHAAHGPTGVYQLTTPTGGGKTRASLAFALEHAAYHQFDRVVIAAPFNSITTQTARVTRDLLGGLPILEHHSAAPAERLPFPFRLAAENWDAAVIVTSFVQLLESLHAAHPGRVRKLHRLARSVIILDEVQAIPVAFTGPVVRMLEQLSETYGTTILLCTATPPAVQGHTPFLTGFRHVHPVLAPDQQERHFQGLRRVTFTREVRPITWADLTKRLTREAQTLTVLNTRADALALLDHFLATDAAPFTRHLSTLQCGAHRNDVLQEVKARLQPQEGKDALNVLRPVHLISTQVIEAGVDIDFPFTARALGPLPSLIQTAGRCNREFKHARGTMLIFEPAEGTPLPSDEYRDLTAHTRTLLAQPGVLDTLDQPGVSEAFYATMYQRLQTDAHQILEQRRQQNFATVEKLFQLIDDNRTPVHVNYGECFPLLERLPAEPGMSDLRALSGYTVGVNQSFVDCHLGGLLREVRPGVLRWDGEYDKVAGLRAALPVR is encoded by the coding sequence GTGAAGTCGACAGAAGGCCCTTTCGCGCACACGCCCACAGACCCCGGCACCCCCTGGCACCCACTCACCACACACGCCGCCGACGTCGCCACCGGCCTGGAAGCCTTCCTCGCACCCCTCGGCGTTCCTGAACTGGCCCGCCCGGTCGGCGTCCTCCACGACGCCGGGAAGATCCCTCCCGCATTCCAGCAGTACCTGGTCGACTCTGCCGCTGGCCGCACCCGCCCACCCGGGCCACCGCACGCCATTCACGGCGCTCTGCTCGCGCATGAACTCGGCTACGACCGGGATGTCGTCAACGCCATCTACGGTCACCACCAGGGCCTGCTGGACACCGAAGACCTCCGCAAAGGCCTTCGCCAGCGCGGTGACCCCGCCCTTCTGCCCCCCATCCGGGCGTTCCTGCAAGGCGCCTTCCCGGACGTCATGTCCACGCGTGGGACCAGATCAACCCGCGCGCCCCTCGACCTGGAGCTCCACACCCGCCTGCTCCTCAGCGCCCTGGCTGACGCGGACTTCCTCGACACCGAAGCGTACCGGCGCCCACACGTCGCCGCCGCCCGACAGGGACCCACCCTCCCGCAGTTCATCCAGGCTTTCCGTGCCTCCATCCAGAGCCTTCACCACGACCCGCCCGACACTGCCCTGAACGTCATCCGGCGCGACATCTTCGACACGGCCGTCCACGCGGCCCACGGCCCCACCGGCGTGTACCAGCTCACTACACCCACCGGCGGAGGCAAGACCCGCGCCAGCCTCGCCTTCGCCCTCGAGCACGCCGCCTACCACCAGTTCGACCGCGTGGTCATTGCCGCGCCGTTCAACAGCATCACCACGCAGACCGCCCGCGTCACCCGCGACCTCCTCGGCGGCCTCCCCATCCTCGAACACCACTCCGCCGCACCCGCCGAACGCCTGCCCTTCCCGTTCCGACTCGCCGCCGAGAACTGGGACGCCGCCGTGATCGTCACGTCCTTCGTGCAGCTCCTCGAAAGCCTCCACGCTGCTCATCCCGGCCGCGTCCGCAAACTCCACCGCCTGGCGCGCAGCGTCATCATCCTCGACGAGGTGCAGGCCATTCCCGTCGCCTTTACGGGCCCGGTCGTGCGGATGCTCGAGCAGCTCAGCGAAACGTACGGCACCACCATCCTCCTGTGCACCGCCACGCCCCCTGCCGTGCAAGGCCACACGCCCTTCCTCACGGGTTTCAGGCACGTGCACCCCGTCCTGGCACCCGACCAGCAGGAACGGCACTTCCAGGGGCTGCGCCGCGTCACGTTCACCCGCGAGGTCCGCCCCATCACCTGGGCCGACCTGACCAAGCGCCTCACCCGTGAAGCCCAGACGCTCACCGTCCTGAACACCCGCGCCGACGCGCTCGCCCTGCTCGACCACTTCCTCGCCACGGACGCCGCGCCCTTCACCCGCCACCTCAGCACCCTCCAGTGCGGCGCGCACCGCAACGACGTCCTGCAGGAAGTGAAAGCCCGACTCCAGCCACAGGAAGGGAAGGATGCACTCAACGTCCTGCGACCCGTGCACCTGATCAGTACGCAGGTGATCGAGGCGGGTGTCGACATTGACTTCCCATTCACGGCGCGCGCCCTCGGCCCGCTGCCCAGTCTCATCCAGACCGCCGGCCGCTGCAACCGTGAATTCAAGCATGCGCGCGGCACCATGCTGATCTTCGAACCCGCCGAAGGCACGCCCCTCCCGAGCGACGAGTACCGCGACCTGACCGCCCACACCCGCACCCTCCTCGCCCAGCCCGGCGTGCTCGACACCCTCGACCAGCCCGGCGTCAGCGAAGCGTTCTACGCCACCATGTATCAGCGCCTCCAGACGGACGCCCACCAGATCCTCGAGCAACGGCGGCAGCAGAACTTCGCCACAGTGGAAAAGCTCTTCCAGCTGATCGACGACAACCGCACGCCCGTCCACGTGAACTACGGCGAGTGCTTCCCCCTCCTGGAACGCCTCCCGGCAGAACCGGGCATGAGCGACCTGCGCGCCCTGAGCGGCTACACGGTCGGCGTGAACCAGTCCTTCGTGGACTGCCACCTGGGCGGCCTGCTGCGGGAAGTCCGCCCGGGCGTGCTGCGATGGGACGGCGAGTACGACAAAGTTGCAGGACTTCGCGCGGCGTTGCCCGTACGATGA
- the cas5c gene encoding type I-C CRISPR-associated protein Cas5c, with amino-acid sequence MNRIQVRVWGPLACFTRPELKVERASYDLITPSAAENLLSAIFWKPEIRYQVTEIHLLKPVQFTRLSRNELKSRQMPDRGPLYITRDHTPRSSLILQDVEYIIKANVELQPHATEGPGKYVGIFTERVQTGRSYHSPFLGLREFPAFFAPPTPEDYARTLPVTQDLGRMLLRMRFDEDPQGTFTFRKFGPDGGRTVRGRATPLFFHASLENGVLHVPER; translated from the coding sequence ATGAACCGCATACAGGTGAGGGTGTGGGGGCCGCTGGCCTGCTTTACCCGCCCGGAACTGAAGGTTGAGCGCGCCTCCTACGACCTCATCACGCCGTCCGCTGCCGAGAACCTCCTGTCCGCCATCTTCTGGAAACCCGAGATCCGATACCAGGTCACGGAAATCCACCTGCTCAAACCCGTGCAGTTCACCCGCCTGTCCCGCAACGAACTCAAGAGCCGGCAGATGCCCGACCGGGGACCGCTGTACATCACGCGTGACCACACGCCCCGCAGCAGCCTGATCCTGCAGGACGTCGAGTACATCATCAAGGCCAACGTCGAACTCCAACCGCACGCCACCGAGGGACCCGGCAAGTACGTCGGGATCTTCACCGAGCGGGTGCAGACCGGCCGCAGCTACCACAGTCCCTTCCTGGGCCTGCGGGAATTCCCGGCGTTCTTCGCGCCGCCCACCCCGGAGGATTACGCCCGGACGCTGCCCGTCACGCAGGACCTGGGCCGCATGCTGCTGCGCATGCGGTTCGACGAGGACCCGCAGGGCACCTTCACCTTCCGGAAGTTCGGACCGGACGGGGGCCGCACCGTCCGCGGCCGCGCCACGCCGCTGTTCTTTCACGCCAGCCTCGAGAACGGCGTGCTGCACGTCCCGGAGCGCTGA
- a CDS encoding type I-C CRISPR-associated protein Cas8c/Csd1 produces MYTYLLEFVRRSGQPTVPYGYEPAPPGIVIEVMADRIVSISAASKTVRPVLVPKLPAARTNKIVSQLATDTLEYTLGVPRDAKSPQRHTEYLKRLKAAADATGHAGLLSLHAAITADGPALLAGTHDLTLPTDLAPQALTVVYVNGNHLHDDPAVQAYWQTLILAGGRPGEDGVRPDPGLYTDRLPATASARVRGKEGKQEKAMLASADKFAFHNYGLVNSFGTGLTAQTADELGKAINALLKDPKHTVNLNTADLIYWTTTPDDLPLDWLFDPQPEDIQNLLQAPQSGQEPLTVQDGDFHGLLLGSNKSRLVVLGQFQGTLMDTQAHIHAFLRRLRVPDRRYHAATLRPFGIRSVLRDLNGNDGPKGAALPPGLDEALLRHALTGTPLPRSLATVITTRARTPAHVTPALAALGNLTLTSAGILQEDHAMHDPPTNADLAYRVGQLLALASNIQRQAMGTVNTSLADTYFGLASRNPSQAVGLILTNATVHLKKIRRATPGLAAHFDGQIKELTAPFQAGTLPTTLTPEEQTAFTLGYYHQLHTPGDRA; encoded by the coding sequence ATGTATACCTACCTGCTCGAATTTGTCCGCCGCAGCGGCCAGCCCACGGTCCCGTACGGGTACGAACCCGCACCGCCCGGCATCGTAATCGAGGTGATGGCGGACCGCATCGTCAGCATCTCGGCCGCCAGCAAAACGGTCCGCCCAGTCCTGGTCCCCAAACTTCCGGCCGCCCGGACGAACAAGATCGTCTCGCAGTTGGCCACGGACACGCTGGAGTACACCCTCGGTGTGCCCCGGGATGCCAAGAGCCCACAGCGGCATACCGAGTACCTCAAACGCCTGAAAGCAGCGGCCGACGCGACCGGGCATGCCGGACTGCTCTCCCTTCACGCGGCGATTACTGCGGATGGTCCCGCCCTGCTGGCCGGCACGCACGATCTCACGCTCCCAACCGACCTGGCCCCGCAGGCCCTCACGGTCGTGTACGTCAACGGGAATCACCTGCATGACGATCCGGCCGTGCAGGCATACTGGCAGACCCTGATCCTCGCGGGCGGCCGTCCGGGTGAGGATGGCGTCCGGCCCGACCCTGGCCTGTACACCGACCGTCTCCCCGCCACCGCCAGCGCCCGGGTGCGCGGGAAGGAAGGTAAGCAGGAGAAGGCCATGTTGGCGAGCGCCGACAAGTTTGCCTTTCACAACTACGGGCTCGTGAACAGTTTCGGCACCGGCCTCACGGCCCAGACCGCCGACGAGCTCGGCAAGGCCATCAACGCCCTGCTGAAGGACCCGAAGCACACCGTCAACCTGAACACCGCCGACCTCATCTACTGGACGACCACCCCGGATGACCTGCCCCTCGACTGGCTGTTCGACCCTCAACCCGAGGACATCCAGAACCTCCTGCAGGCCCCCCAGTCCGGGCAGGAACCCCTGACTGTTCAGGACGGCGATTTCCACGGTCTGCTGCTCGGCAGCAACAAGTCCCGTCTCGTTGTCCTCGGGCAGTTCCAGGGCACCCTGATGGACACCCAGGCGCACATCCACGCGTTCCTGCGGCGCCTGCGCGTCCCTGACCGCCGCTACCACGCCGCGACCCTGCGCCCCTTCGGCATCCGCAGCGTGCTGCGAGACCTGAACGGCAACGACGGCCCCAAAGGTGCGGCCCTTCCTCCCGGTCTCGACGAGGCCCTGCTCCGCCACGCCCTGACCGGCACGCCCCTCCCCCGCAGCCTGGCCACCGTCATCACCACCCGCGCCCGCACGCCCGCCCACGTCACGCCCGCCCTGGCGGCCCTCGGCAATCTCACCCTCACCAGCGCCGGCATCCTGCAGGAGGACCACGCCATGCACGACCCACCCACCAACGCCGACCTCGCCTACCGCGTCGGGCAACTCCTCGCCCTGGCCAGCAACATTCAGCGGCAGGCCATGGGCACCGTCAACACCAGCCTCGCCGACACGTACTTCGGTCTGGCCAGTCGTAACCCCAGCCAGGCGGTCGGGTTGATCCTCACGAACGCCACCGTGCACCTCAAGAAGATCCGCCGGGCGACCCCTGGACTGGCCGCCCACTTCGACGGGCAGATCAAGGAGCTCACCGCGCCGTTCCAGGCGGGCACACTCCCCACCACCCTCACCCCGGAGGAGCAGACCGCGTTCACGCTCGGCTACTACCACCAGCTGCACACCCCAGGAGACCGCGCATGA
- a CDS encoding type I CRISPR-associated protein Cas7, whose protein sequence is MTETPAHLNPKRRHDFVLIFQVTDGNPNGDPDAANRPRTDDRTGHGRVSDASVKRKVRDYVHTLHADSDTHRIFIQRDEPLNGTLRKAYEALGLTGSKAAERKLAPDILQAVTDLQEREVLPMAFTVDEDEGLLSYDTSLTKEDVKALFEQLKPQRLPKALMDALKDITKGSGQNKVNTENVGRAREYMLKKYYDVRMFGATMDTGTHKAGQVRGAMQVHMGRSAHPIETVHDSLARVTVTREEDRHKRTTFADRWTVPYAAYTVTGQYSPHSDAAGFVTSDDLQLFWEALTKMYDNHRTASSGSTSSLKVVIFTHEHPMGNLPSYALYDDVTITATDTPRSVKDLQVQVPADGPHPRSPKVTVTVLDPANPS, encoded by the coding sequence ATGACCGAAACCCCCGCCCACCTCAACCCGAAACGCCGTCACGACTTCGTCCTGATCTTTCAGGTAACTGACGGGAACCCCAACGGCGACCCGGACGCCGCGAACCGCCCCCGCACGGACGACCGCACCGGGCACGGCCGCGTCAGCGACGCCAGCGTCAAACGCAAGGTCCGCGATTACGTCCACACGCTCCACGCGGACAGCGACACGCACCGCATCTTCATTCAGCGGGACGAACCCCTGAACGGCACGCTCCGCAAGGCGTACGAGGCGCTCGGTCTGACCGGCAGCAAGGCCGCCGAACGCAAACTGGCCCCCGACATCCTCCAGGCCGTCACGGACCTGCAGGAACGGGAAGTCCTGCCGATGGCATTCACCGTCGATGAGGACGAAGGACTGCTGAGCTACGACACTTCCCTCACCAAGGAGGACGTGAAGGCCCTGTTCGAGCAACTCAAGCCACAGCGCCTCCCCAAAGCGCTGATGGACGCCCTGAAGGACATCACGAAAGGCAGCGGGCAGAACAAGGTCAACACCGAGAACGTCGGCCGCGCCCGCGAGTACATGCTGAAGAAGTACTACGACGTGCGCATGTTCGGCGCGACCATGGACACCGGCACGCACAAGGCCGGGCAGGTCCGGGGCGCCATGCAGGTCCACATGGGCCGCAGCGCCCACCCGATCGAGACGGTGCACGACAGCCTGGCGCGCGTGACCGTGACCCGCGAGGAGGACCGGCACAAGCGCACGACGTTCGCGGACCGCTGGACGGTTCCGTACGCGGCGTACACCGTGACCGGGCAGTACTCCCCGCACAGCGACGCGGCCGGGTTCGTGACGTCGGATGACCTGCAGCTGTTCTGGGAGGCGCTGACGAAGATGTACGACAACCACCGGACAGCGTCGAGCGGCAGCACCAGCTCCCTGAAGGTCGTGATCTTCACGCACGAGCATCCCATGGGCAACCTGCCCTCGTACGCGCTGTACGACGACGTGACCATCACGGCCACCGACACGCCCCGCAGCGTGAAGGACCTCCAGGTGCAGGTTCCTGCTGACGGGCCGCACCCCCGCAGCCCGAAGGTGACCGTGACGGTGCTGGATCCCGCGAACCCCTCGTAA
- a CDS encoding DUF6527 family protein — MKLRRWEDRGGAREGLTFWCPGCNWPHAVTTRGEGAWTFNGDLDAPVFSPSVLVRAEYPEGLRVCHSFVGMGGVPAGHIVFLSDCTHALAGQTVPLPDWPDA, encoded by the coding sequence GTGAAGCTCCGCCGCTGGGAGGACCGGGGAGGGGCGCGTGAGGGCCTGACCTTCTGGTGCCCCGGCTGCAACTGGCCGCACGCGGTCACGACACGCGGAGAGGGTGCCTGGACCTTCAACGGCGACCTCGACGCGCCCGTGTTCAGTCCCTCGGTCCTGGTGCGGGCCGAGTACCCGGAGGGCCTGCGCGTCTGCCATTCGTTCGTCGGGATGGGCGGTGTGCCGGCGGGGCACATCGTGTTCCTGTCCGACTGCACCCACGCCCTGGCCGGTCAGACCGTGCCGCTGCCGGACTGGCCTGACGCCTGA
- a CDS encoding M15 family metallopeptidase has translation MSAFDFAAAIKARPSGAQQAQLVAAFGNPEGPGATPSAQGPAWFEPSPQWRAANLVRVPVTDLPGWPAYPGSSITAVTVHRLVAPVLVATWAELRKRGLNGRLRTYNGAFAARHMGHDRSRPLSVHAFGAAIDFDAAWNGYGVPLDRMQIDRDVIRCFEECGWSWGGHWTGQYADGMHLQWTDPLPGVTVPAWQDAMAHKASVPPAPAPAPAPAAPSGRGVVLSQFGRPFADIDGSRVTITGAATIVINATDPGKVQIRVEREKA, from the coding sequence GTGAGTGCATTTGATTTCGCTGCGGCAATCAAGGCGCGTCCGAGCGGCGCGCAGCAGGCGCAGCTCGTCGCCGCGTTCGGGAACCCGGAAGGTCCGGGCGCCACGCCCAGCGCGCAGGGCCCCGCGTGGTTCGAACCCAGCCCCCAGTGGCGGGCCGCGAACCTGGTGCGCGTGCCGGTCACGGACCTGCCCGGCTGGCCCGCGTACCCCGGCTCGTCGATCACGGCCGTCACGGTGCACCGCCTGGTCGCGCCGGTCCTCGTGGCCACCTGGGCGGAACTCCGGAAGCGGGGCCTGAACGGCCGCCTGCGCACGTACAACGGCGCGTTCGCCGCCCGGCACATGGGGCACGACCGCAGCCGCCCCCTGAGCGTCCACGCGTTCGGGGCGGCCATCGACTTCGACGCGGCGTGGAACGGGTACGGCGTGCCGCTGGACCGCATGCAGATCGACCGGGACGTGATCCGCTGCTTCGAGGAGTGCGGCTGGAGCTGGGGCGGGCACTGGACGGGCCAGTACGCGGACGGGATGCATCTGCAGTGGACGGACCCGCTGCCGGGCGTGACAGTCCCAGCGTGGCAGGACGCCATGGCGCACAAGGCCAGCGTCCCGCCCGCTCCAGCACCTGCCCCAGCTCCTGCTGCCCCGTCCGGGCGCGGCGTAGTCCTGAGTCAGTTCGGACGTCCGTTCGCAGACATCGACGGCAGCCGCGTGACCATCACGGGCGCGGCCACCATCGTCATCAACGCCACCGACCCCGGCAAGGTGCAGATCCGGGTGGAAAGGGAGAAAGCGTGA
- a CDS encoding helix-turn-helix domain-containing protein produces the protein MTDEIRAEIKRLMKEKGLSQRALAEKLGVNEKSLSRTLLDRGKPAGIWPDILDELGVELTLKRKSD, from the coding sequence ATGACCGACGAGATCCGAGCCGAGATCAAGCGCCTGATGAAGGAGAAGGGCCTCTCACAGCGCGCCCTTGCCGAGAAACTCGGCGTGAACGAGAAGAGCCTGAGCCGCACCCTGCTCGACCGGGGCAAGCCTGCCGGGATCTGGCCGGACATCCTCGACGAGCTGGGCGTCGAGCTGACCCTGAAGCGCAAGAGCGATTGA